From Carassius auratus strain Wakin unplaced genomic scaffold, ASM336829v1 scaf_tig00215721, whole genome shotgun sequence, a single genomic window includes:
- the LOC113095411 gene encoding CD166 antigen homolog isoform X1 produces the protein MQKGTFPLTTSSRVTYMRLTLLGVFFLCFSLLTGAEAECSFQLNPQRVVVRYGGSVEVTCNTSVSHKGMGWEASEGRVSKTNDSLITWRVSELKEWDIKPLCYINPNKGAQCLVKLPVTVYKTPDSVSISTVNHTGPMKEGQQYELQCDVHDVAPVQNLTVKWYKGQTLLHQTNFSDTENKTLVNKTVTLLIRPDRADDGAQYRCEAELDLGAEGPQPPPKINSSEPLNVEVYYKPQHSSSTETIIKDDKVMLDCSVKANPAPDYTWSSDHLNLNISSSVIKSSALSPGKYTCNATNILGSDSKVFILKSTDISISFVNHSGAVIVGKQYELQCIIQNVDPSKSVVVRWYKLSQTNSTDANMTLVSNSSKLQISPSKTDDGAQYWCEVEGTPPVSSERLNITVHYISIRFVNHSGAVIVGKQYELQCIIQNVDPSKSVVVRWYKLSQTNSTDANTTSVSNSSKLQISPSKTDDGAQYWCEAGTPPVSSERLNITVHYKPIINKIKLPSTVPVFRGYPEVLVCEADGNPKPTISWSLGAYDKKDSEKLNITESTPENVSCTANNSVGSDIGHVKVILKEDYLPLIAGLIAVIVAFISVIFIFILSIYYKTAKMGHYSLKNAKPSAQNGNIAQNGKHNTIPMKKLSQSSILA, from the exons ATGCAGAAAGGGACGTTTCCTCTCACCACATCTTCGCGGGTTACTTATATGCGACTTACGTTACTCGGAGTTTTTTTCTTGTGCTTCTCACTACTCACAG GTGCAGAAGCTGAATGTTCCTTTCAGCTCAACCCACAGAGAGTTGTTGTGAGATACGGCGGTTCTGTTGAAGTTACCTGTAACACTTCAGTCTCGCATAAAGGGATGGGATGGGAAGCCAGTGAGGGAAGAGTGTCCAAAACCAATGATAGTCTGATCACATGGAGAGTGTCAGAACTGAAAGAATGGGACATAAAGCCATTATGCTACATAAATCCAAACAAAGGTGCACAGTGTCTAGTAAAGCTCCCAGTCACCGTTTACA AGACTCCAGACAGTGTGTCCATCAGCACTGTGAATCACACAGGACCAATGAAAGAGGGACAGCAGTATGAGCTCCAGTGTGACGTTCATGATGTGGCTCCTGTTCAGAATCTCACTGTCAAATGGTACAAAGGACAGACTCTGCTGCATCAAACCAACTTCAGTGACACTGAAAACAAGACTTTAGTGAATAAAACTGTCACACTCCTGATCCGTCCAGACAGAGCTGATGATGGAGCTCAATACAGGTGTGAAGCAGAGCTGGATCTGGGAGCAGAAGGACCTCAACCCCCCCCTAAAATAAATTCATCAGAACCTCTTAATGTTGAAGTATACT ATAAACCACAACACTCCAGTTCAACAGAGACCATCATTAAAGATGATAAGGTCATGCTAGATTGTTCAGTGAAGGCAAACCCGGCTCCTGACTACACATGGTCCTCAGATCATCTGAACTTGAACATCAGCTCCTCAGTGATCAAGTCCTCAGCACTCAGTCCAGGAAAATACACGTGCAACGCCACAAACATCCTGGGAAGTGACAGCAAAGTGTTCATCCTTAAATCTACAG ATATCTCCATCAGCTTTGTGAATCACAGTGGAGCAGTGATAGTGGGCAAGCAGTATGAGCTCCAGTGCATCATTCAGAATGTGGATCCATCTAAGAGTGTTGTTGTGAGATGGTACAAACTGAGTCAAACCAACTCCACTGATGCCAACATGACTTTAGTCAGTAACTCATCTAAACTCCAGATCAGTCCAAGCAAAACTGATGATGGGGCTCAATACTGGTGTGAAGTAGAAGGAACTCCACCAGTGTCATCAGAACGTCTcaacattactgtacatt ATATCTCCATCAGATTTGTGAATCACAGTGGAGCAGTGATAGTGGGCAAACAGTATGAGCTCCAGTGCATCATTCAGAATGTGGATCCATCTAAGAGTGTTGTTGTGAGATGGTACAAACTGAGTCAAACCAACTCCACTGATGCCAACACGACTTCAGTCAGTAACTCATCTAAACTCCAGATCAGTCCAAGCAAAACTGATGATGGAGCTCAATACTGGTGTGAAGCAGGAACTCCACCAGTGTCATCAGAACGTCTcaacattactgtacatt ATAAACCGATCATCAATAAGATCAAACTGCCCTCCACAGTGCCTGTATTTCGAGGTTATCCAGAGGTGCTTGTTTGTGAAGCCGATGGAAACCCAAAACCAACAATCAGCTGGAGCCTCGGCGCATATGACAAGAAGGACAGTGAAAAACTTAATATAACAGAGTCAACACCTGAGAATGTGTCCTGCACTGCAAACAATTCTGTTGGCAGTGACATCGGACAtgtaaaagtgatattaaaaG AGGATTATCTGCCCTTGATAGCAGGACTTATTGCAGTCATTGTGGCCTTCATCTCagtcatcttcatcttcatcctctCGATCTACTACAAAACAGCAAAGATGGGCCATTATAGCCTGAAGAATGCCAAGCCTAGTGCACAAAATGGAAACATCGCACAGAATGGAAAACACAACACTATTCCTATGAAAAAACTCTCTCAGAGCAGTATCCTTGCTTAA
- the LOC113095411 gene encoding hemicentin-1-like isoform X3 gives MQKGTFPLTTSSRVTYMRLTLLGVFFLCFSLLTGAEAECSFQLNPQRVVVRYGGSVEVTCNTSVSHKGMGWEASEGRVSKTNDSLITWRVSELKEWDIKPLCYINPNKGAQCLVKLPVTVYKTPDSVSISTVNHTGPMKEGQQYELQCDVHDVAPVQNLTVKWYKGQTLLHQTNFSDTENKTLVNKTVTLLIRPDRADDGAQYRCEAELDLGAEGPQPPPKINSSEPLNVEVYYKPQHSSSTETIIKDDKVMLDCSVKANPAPDYTWSSDHLNLNISSSVIKSSALSPGKYTCNATNILGSDSKVFILKSTDISISFVNHSGAVIVGKQYELQCIIQNVDPSKSVVVRWYKLSQTNSTDANMTLVSNSSKLQISPSKTDDGAQYWCEVEGTPPVSSERLNITVHYKPIINKIKLPSTVPVFRGYPEVLVCEADGNPKPTISWSLGAYDKKDSEKLNITESTPENVSCTANNSVGSDIGHVKVILKEDYLPLIAGLIAVIVAFISVIFIFILSIYYKTAKMGHYSLKNAKPSAQNGNIAQNGKHNTIPMKKLSQSSILA, from the exons ATGCAGAAAGGGACGTTTCCTCTCACCACATCTTCGCGGGTTACTTATATGCGACTTACGTTACTCGGAGTTTTTTTCTTGTGCTTCTCACTACTCACAG GTGCAGAAGCTGAATGTTCCTTTCAGCTCAACCCACAGAGAGTTGTTGTGAGATACGGCGGTTCTGTTGAAGTTACCTGTAACACTTCAGTCTCGCATAAAGGGATGGGATGGGAAGCCAGTGAGGGAAGAGTGTCCAAAACCAATGATAGTCTGATCACATGGAGAGTGTCAGAACTGAAAGAATGGGACATAAAGCCATTATGCTACATAAATCCAAACAAAGGTGCACAGTGTCTAGTAAAGCTCCCAGTCACCGTTTACA AGACTCCAGACAGTGTGTCCATCAGCACTGTGAATCACACAGGACCAATGAAAGAGGGACAGCAGTATGAGCTCCAGTGTGACGTTCATGATGTGGCTCCTGTTCAGAATCTCACTGTCAAATGGTACAAAGGACAGACTCTGCTGCATCAAACCAACTTCAGTGACACTGAAAACAAGACTTTAGTGAATAAAACTGTCACACTCCTGATCCGTCCAGACAGAGCTGATGATGGAGCTCAATACAGGTGTGAAGCAGAGCTGGATCTGGGAGCAGAAGGACCTCAACCCCCCCCTAAAATAAATTCATCAGAACCTCTTAATGTTGAAGTATACT ATAAACCACAACACTCCAGTTCAACAGAGACCATCATTAAAGATGATAAGGTCATGCTAGATTGTTCAGTGAAGGCAAACCCGGCTCCTGACTACACATGGTCCTCAGATCATCTGAACTTGAACATCAGCTCCTCAGTGATCAAGTCCTCAGCACTCAGTCCAGGAAAATACACGTGCAACGCCACAAACATCCTGGGAAGTGACAGCAAAGTGTTCATCCTTAAATCTACAG ATATCTCCATCAGCTTTGTGAATCACAGTGGAGCAGTGATAGTGGGCAAGCAGTATGAGCTCCAGTGCATCATTCAGAATGTGGATCCATCTAAGAGTGTTGTTGTGAGATGGTACAAACTGAGTCAAACCAACTCCACTGATGCCAACATGACTTTAGTCAGTAACTCATCTAAACTCCAGATCAGTCCAAGCAAAACTGATGATGGGGCTCAATACTGGTGTGAAGTAGAAGGAACTCCACCAGTGTCATCAGAACGTCTcaacattactgtacatt ATAAACCGATCATCAATAAGATCAAACTGCCCTCCACAGTGCCTGTATTTCGAGGTTATCCAGAGGTGCTTGTTTGTGAAGCCGATGGAAACCCAAAACCAACAATCAGCTGGAGCCTCGGCGCATATGACAAGAAGGACAGTGAAAAACTTAATATAACAGAGTCAACACCTGAGAATGTGTCCTGCACTGCAAACAATTCTGTTGGCAGTGACATCGGACAtgtaaaagtgatattaaaaG AGGATTATCTGCCCTTGATAGCAGGACTTATTGCAGTCATTGTGGCCTTCATCTCagtcatcttcatcttcatcctctCGATCTACTACAAAACAGCAAAGATGGGCCATTATAGCCTGAAGAATGCCAAGCCTAGTGCACAAAATGGAAACATCGCACAGAATGGAAAACACAACACTATTCCTATGAAAAAACTCTCTCAGAGCAGTATCCTTGCTTAA
- the LOC113095411 gene encoding protein amalgam-like isoform X4, with amino-acid sequence MQKGTFPLTTSSRVTYMRLTLLGVFFLCFSLLTGAEAECSFQLNPQRVVVRYGGSVEVTCNTSVSHKGMGWEASEGRVSKTNDSLITWRVSELKEWDIKPLCYINPNKGAQCLVKLPVTVYKTPDSVSISTVNHTGPMKEGQQYELQCDVHDVAPVQNLTVKWYKGQTLLHQTNFSDTENKTLVNKTVTLLIRPDRADDGAQYRCEAELDLGAEGPQPPPKINSSEPLNVEVYYKPQHSSSTETIIKDDKVMLDCSVKANPAPDYTWSSDHLNLNISSSVIKSSALSPGKYTCNATNILGSDSKVFILKSTDISISFVNHSGAVIVGKQYELQCIIQNVDPSKSVVVRWYKLSQTNSTDANMTLVSNSSKLQISPSKTDDGAQYWCEVEGTPPVSSERLNITVHCVYNNLSRYLHQICESQWSSDSGQTV; translated from the exons ATGCAGAAAGGGACGTTTCCTCTCACCACATCTTCGCGGGTTACTTATATGCGACTTACGTTACTCGGAGTTTTTTTCTTGTGCTTCTCACTACTCACAG GTGCAGAAGCTGAATGTTCCTTTCAGCTCAACCCACAGAGAGTTGTTGTGAGATACGGCGGTTCTGTTGAAGTTACCTGTAACACTTCAGTCTCGCATAAAGGGATGGGATGGGAAGCCAGTGAGGGAAGAGTGTCCAAAACCAATGATAGTCTGATCACATGGAGAGTGTCAGAACTGAAAGAATGGGACATAAAGCCATTATGCTACATAAATCCAAACAAAGGTGCACAGTGTCTAGTAAAGCTCCCAGTCACCGTTTACA AGACTCCAGACAGTGTGTCCATCAGCACTGTGAATCACACAGGACCAATGAAAGAGGGACAGCAGTATGAGCTCCAGTGTGACGTTCATGATGTGGCTCCTGTTCAGAATCTCACTGTCAAATGGTACAAAGGACAGACTCTGCTGCATCAAACCAACTTCAGTGACACTGAAAACAAGACTTTAGTGAATAAAACTGTCACACTCCTGATCCGTCCAGACAGAGCTGATGATGGAGCTCAATACAGGTGTGAAGCAGAGCTGGATCTGGGAGCAGAAGGACCTCAACCCCCCCCTAAAATAAATTCATCAGAACCTCTTAATGTTGAAGTATACT ATAAACCACAACACTCCAGTTCAACAGAGACCATCATTAAAGATGATAAGGTCATGCTAGATTGTTCAGTGAAGGCAAACCCGGCTCCTGACTACACATGGTCCTCAGATCATCTGAACTTGAACATCAGCTCCTCAGTGATCAAGTCCTCAGCACTCAGTCCAGGAAAATACACGTGCAACGCCACAAACATCCTGGGAAGTGACAGCAAAGTGTTCATCCTTAAATCTACAG ATATCTCCATCAGCTTTGTGAATCACAGTGGAGCAGTGATAGTGGGCAAGCAGTATGAGCTCCAGTGCATCATTCAGAATGTGGATCCATCTAAGAGTGTTGTTGTGAGATGGTACAAACTGAGTCAAACCAACTCCACTGATGCCAACATGACTTTAGTCAGTAACTCATCTAAACTCCAGATCAGTCCAAGCAAAACTGATGATGGGGCTCAATACTGGTGTGAAGTAGAAGGAACTCCACCAGTGTCATCAGAACGTCTcaacattactgtacattgtgTGTACAATAATTTATCCAG ATATCTCCATCAGATTTGTGAATCACAGTGGAGCAGTGATAGTGGGCAAACAGTATGA